In a single window of the Drosophila albomicans strain 15112-1751.03 chromosome 3, ASM965048v2, whole genome shotgun sequence genome:
- the LOC117566897 gene encoding acidic leucine-rich nuclear phosphoprotein 32 family member A isoform X1, translating into MEKRIELERRARKTNQITELNLDNCRSTSIVGLTDEYTALESLSLINVGLTTLKGFPKLPNLKKLELSDNRISSGLNYLTTSPNIQYLNLSGNKIKDLETLKPLVEFKNLAVLDLFNNDATQVDNYREKIFKMLPSLNFLDGFDANDVEAQSDGDDDDEVNGNDSEDEDGRSAFCLNGLEIDLDELEALEQRVKAKKQLQEASAATASTEDDATSANNASTSNLPDKDEVDELDEYLKELQLREASQAVIKCNPETRDTTSNSSTNFAILLYWFLAILNLANATYFSGDDDDEEGDSDDSDEEDNGDVALSEVYNDDLEEDNSDWEEGEGGDDDEDEDSDIDEADGEANESAASINANEKDGDKPDESQARGKKRKHDG; encoded by the exons ATGGAGAAGAGAATAGAATTGGAAAGACGCGCACGGAAAACAAACCAG ATCACAGAGCTGAATCTGGACAACTGCAGGAGTACAAGCATTGTTGGCCTTACAGATGAATACACCGCCTTGGAATCATTAAGTTTGATCAACGTGGGCCTTACGACACTCAAAGGTTTCCCCAAGTTACCCAATTTAAAGAAGTTGGAACTGTCCGACAATAGAATTTCGAGTGGCCTCAACTATCTTACGACCAGCCCAAACATACAATACTTGAATTTGTCTGGCAATAAAATCAAGGATCTGGAAACATTGAAACCCTTGGTGGAATTCAAAAATCTGGCTGTCTTGGATCTATTCAATAACGATGCCACCCAAGTGGACAATTACCGCGAGAAAATCTTCAAGATGTTGCCGTCTTTAAACTTTCTGGATGG ATTCGATGCCAATGATGTGGAAGCACAGTCGgatggcgatgatgatgatgaggtcAATGGCAATGACTCCGAAGATGAAg ATGGCCGCAGTGCATTCTGTTTAAATGGTTTAGAGATCGATTTAGACGAGCTCGAAGCATTGGAGCAGCGTGTAAAGGCCAAGAAACAGTTGCAGGAAGCGTcggcagcgacagcgtcgACGGAAGACGATGCAACTAGTGCCAACAATGCCAGCACGTCCAACCTGCCTGACAAAGATGAAGTTGATGAATTAgatgaatatttaaaagaattgCAATTGAGGGAAGCAAGCCAAGCTGTCATTAAGTGCAATCCTGAAACTAGAGACACCACTTCCAATTCAAGcacaaattttgcaatattaCTCTATTGGTTTTTAGCAATATTAAATCTGGCAAATGCCACCTATT tttcgggcgatgatgacgatgaggaaGGCGACAGCGACGATAGCGACGAGGAAGACAATGGCGATGTAGCGCTCTCGGAG GTCTATAATGATGATCTAGAGGAAGACAATTCCGATTGGGAAGAAGGCGAGGgcggcgatgacgatgaggatgaggattcGGATATTGATGAAGCCGATGGTGAGGCAAACGAATCGGCCGCATCAATCAATGCCAATGAAAAGGATGGTGATAAGCCAG aTGAATCGCAAGCCAGGGGCAAGAAGAGAAAGCATGATGGTTAA
- the LOC117566897 gene encoding acidic leucine-rich nuclear phosphoprotein 32 family member A isoform X2, with amino-acid sequence MEKRIELERRARKTNQITELNLDNCRSTSIVGLTDEYTALESLSLINVGLTTLKGFPKLPNLKKLELSDNRISSGLNYLTTSPNIQYLNLSGNKIKDLETLKPLVEFKNLAVLDLFNNDATQVDNYREKIFKMLPSLNFLDGFDANDVEAQSDGDDDDEVNGNDSEDEVSGDDDDEEGDSDDSDEEDNGDVALSEVYNDDLEEDNSDWEEGEGGDDDEDEDSDIDEADGEANESAASINANEKDGDKPDESQARGKKRKHDG; translated from the exons ATGGAGAAGAGAATAGAATTGGAAAGACGCGCACGGAAAACAAACCAG ATCACAGAGCTGAATCTGGACAACTGCAGGAGTACAAGCATTGTTGGCCTTACAGATGAATACACCGCCTTGGAATCATTAAGTTTGATCAACGTGGGCCTTACGACACTCAAAGGTTTCCCCAAGTTACCCAATTTAAAGAAGTTGGAACTGTCCGACAATAGAATTTCGAGTGGCCTCAACTATCTTACGACCAGCCCAAACATACAATACTTGAATTTGTCTGGCAATAAAATCAAGGATCTGGAAACATTGAAACCCTTGGTGGAATTCAAAAATCTGGCTGTCTTGGATCTATTCAATAACGATGCCACCCAAGTGGACAATTACCGCGAGAAAATCTTCAAGATGTTGCCGTCTTTAAACTTTCTGGATGG ATTCGATGCCAATGATGTGGAAGCACAGTCGgatggcgatgatgatgatgaggtcAATGGCAATGACTCCGAAGATGAAg tttcgggcgatgatgacgatgaggaaGGCGACAGCGACGATAGCGACGAGGAAGACAATGGCGATGTAGCGCTCTCGGAG GTCTATAATGATGATCTAGAGGAAGACAATTCCGATTGGGAAGAAGGCGAGGgcggcgatgacgatgaggatgaggattcGGATATTGATGAAGCCGATGGTGAGGCAAACGAATCGGCCGCATCAATCAATGCCAATGAAAAGGATGGTGATAAGCCAG aTGAATCGCAAGCCAGGGGCAAGAAGAGAAAGCATGATGGTTAA